Sequence from the Pseudomonas frederiksbergensis genome:
TGCAAGCCGATGTGGTGACTGGTGGCGAGGGTCAGCCGCCCGGTCACTTCTCCGGTCAGGTTGGTCAGGGCGCGACGGGTGTCGTCGAGCACGTTGAGAATCTGATAGGCCCGTGGCAGCAGGGCGCGACCGGCTTCGGTCAGGCCGATTTCACGGCCCAGTCGATCGAACAGGCGCACGTTGAGTTGCTGTTCCAGCCCGGCAATCCGCTTGCTGATGGCGGGCTGGGTCAGGTGCAGGCGCTCGCCGGCGCCGGAGAAACTGCCGGTCTCGGCGATGGCAATAAAGGCGTTGAGGTTGGCTAGGTCCATGGCCGTCTTGGTCGAATTCCTGTTGGTTATGCAAAGTATGAAAAATATGAATTTGAGTTATTTAATGTAGCCTCATAACATCAGCCTCACAAGCCAAGGGGTCATTGAGCCGCTCAAGACCCAGGGCATAGAAACAAGCTGATGAGGAAACCGTCTGATGGCCGGCAAAACGCTCTACGACAAGCTCTGGGATTCGCATTTGGTCAAGCAGCGCGACGATGGCTCGGCGCTGATCTACATCGACCGTCACATCATCCATGAAGTGACCTCGCCGCAAGCCTTCGAAGGCCTGCGCCTGGCCGGGCGCAAGCCGTGGCGCATCGATGCCAACATCGCGACCCCGGACCACAACGTACCGACCACGCCGGAGCGCAAGGGCGGCATCGAAGCCATTGCCGACCAGGTCTCGCGCCTGCAAGTCCAGACCCTCGACGACAACTGTGACGAATACGGCATCGTCGAATTCAAGATGAACGATGTGCGCCAAGGCATCGTCCACGTCATCGGCCCGGAGCAGGGCGCGACCTTGCCCGGCATGACCGTGGTCTGCGGCGACTCGCACACCTCGACCCACGGCGCATTCGGCGCCCTGGCCCATGGCATCGGCACTTCGGAGGTCGAGCATGTGCTCGCCACCCAGTGCCTGGTCGCCAAGAAAATGAAAAACATGCTGGTGCGCGTCGAAGGCAAGTTGCCGTTCGGCGTGACCGCCAAGGACATCGTCCTGGCGGTGATCGGCAAGATCGGCACCGCTGGCGGCAACGGCCATGCCATCGAATTCGCCGGCAGTGCGATCCGCGACTTGTCCGTCGAGGGCCGCATGACCATCTGCAATATGTCTATCGAAGCCGGCGCGCGCGTCGGGTTGGTGGCCGCCGATGAAAAAACCGTGGAATACGTCAAGGGTCGTCCGTTCGCTCCAAAAGGCGCGGAATGGGACATGGCGGTCGAAGCCTGGAAAGACCTGGTTTCTGACCCGGACGCCACATTCGACACCGTGGTCGAGCTCGACGCAGCGCAGATCAAGCCGCAAGTCAGCTGGGGCACTTCGCCTGAGATGGTGTTGGCCGTGGACCAGAACGTGCCGGATCCGGCCAAGGAAATGGACCTGGTCAAGCGCGACTCCATTGTTCGCGCCTTGAAATACATGGGCTTGAGCGCCAACCAGGCGATCACCGACATCCAACTCGACCGCGTGTTCATCGGTTCCTGCACCAACTCGCGGATCGAAGACTTGCGCGCTGCTGCAGTGATCGCCAAGGGGCGCAAGGTCGCGTCGACCATCAAGCAAGCGATCGTGGTGCCGGGCTCGGGCCTGGTGAAGGCCCAGGCCGAAGCGGAAGGTCTGGACAAGATTTTCCTCGAAGCCGGTTTCGAATGGCGTGAGCCAGGGTGCTCGATGTGCCTGGCGATGAACCCGGACCGTTTGGAGTCGGGCGAGCATTGCGCTTCCACCTCCAACCGTAACTTCGAAGGCCGTCAGGGCGCCGGTGGCCGTACGCACCTGGTGAGCCCGGCGATGGCCGCCGCGGCGGCTGTCAACGGCCGTTTCGTCGACGTCCGCGAATTGATCTGAAGGAGCGCAGCATGAAAGCTTTTACCCAGCACACCGGTCTTGTCGCGCCTTTGGATCGTGCCAACGTCGACACCGACCAGATCATCCCCAAGCAGTTCTTGAAATCCATCAAGCGCACCGGTTTTGGCCCGAACCTGTTCGACGAATGGCGCTACCTGGATGTCGGCCAGCCGTATCAGGACAACTCCAAGCGTCCGCTGAACAAGGATTTCGTGCTCAACGCCGAACGCTACCAAGGCGCCAGCGTGTTGCTGGCCCGGGAGAACTTCGGCTGCGGTTCGAGCCGCGAGCACGCGCCGTGGGCCCTGGAAGAGTACGGTTTTCGCAGCATCATCGCGCCGAGCTACGCCGACATCTTCTTCAACAACAGCTTCAAGAACGGCTTGCTGCCGATCATCCTCAGCGACGCCGAGGTGGATGAGCTGTTCCAGCAGGTCGAGGCCAATCCCGGCTATCAATTGCAGATCGACCTGGCCGCCCAGACGGTGACCCGTCCCGATGGCAAGGTGTTGGGGTTCGAGATCGATGCGTTCCGCAAGCATTGCCTGCTCAATGGCCTGGATGATATTGGCCTGACCTTGCAGGACGGCGAGGCGATTGCCGCGTTCGAGGCCAAGCATCGGGCAAGCCAGCCTTGGTTGTTTCGCGATGCTTGATTGATCGGAAATTGCTTCGCGAGCAGTACTGACACCACAAGGCTACACCCCAAAAGGAAGGTCCCATGACCAGCACCGCCCACAGCCAAGTCGTACAAAAGCAATTCGGCGAACAAGCCTCGGCCTACCTGAGCAGTGCCGTGCACGCCCAAGGCGCCGAGTTCGCCCTGCTACAAGCTGCGTTGGCCGGCCGTGGCGATGCGCGGGTGCTGGACCTGGGTTGCGGCGCCGGCCATGTGAGTTTCCACGTGGCGGCGCTGGCCGGTGAAGTGGTGGCCTACGACCTGTCCCAGCAAATGCTGGACGTGGTGACCGCCGCAGCGGTTGAGCGCGGCCTGGGCAATATCAGCACGGTCCGTGGCGCCGCCGAGCGCCTGCCGTTCGCCGACGCTGAGTTCGACTTCGTGTTCAGCCGCTATTCGGCGCATCATTGGAGCGATCTCGGCCTGGCATTGCGGGAAGTGCGCCGGGTGCTCAAGCCGGGCGGGAGGGTGGCGTTCATCGACATCCTGTCGCCGGGCACGCCGTTGCTGGACACGTACCTGCAAAGCATCGAAGTACTGCGCGACACCAGCCATGTGCGCGACTATTCGGCTGCCGAGTGGTTGCGCCAGGTCAGCGAAGCGGGGCTGCACACCCGCAGCACCTCGCGCCAGCGCCTGCGCCTGGAGTACCGCTCCTGGGTCGAACGCATGCGCACCCCCGAGGTGATGCGCGCAGCGATTCTTGAGCTGCAGCGCTCGATGGGCGACGAAGTGCGTGAATATTTTGAGATTGAGGCCGATGGTTCGTTCAGTACTGACGTGCTGGTGCTGTGGGCCGAGCGATAGCATTTTTCCCGACCCGGCCTTGGCTACGAAGCCCAGGCCCGTGTCGACAGAGCAAATGAGGAAAGCATGAGCAAGCAGATTCTGATTCTCCCAGGTGACGGTATCGGCCCGGAAATCATGGCCGAGGCGGTCAAGGTGCTGGAGCTGGCGAACGATAAGTACGGCCTGGGTTTCGAACTCAGCCACGATGTCATCGGTGGCGCGGCCATCGACAAGCACGGCGTGCCCCTGGCCGATGAAACCCTTGACCGTGCCCGCTCCGCCGATGCCGTGCTGCTGGGCGCCGTGGGCGGCCCGAAATGGGACAAGATCGAACGCGACATCCGCCCTGAGCGCGGCCTGCTGAAGATTCGTGCGCAACTGGGTCTGTTCGGCAACCTGCGCCCGGCGATTCTTTACCCGCAACTGGCCGATGCCTCGAGCCTGAAGCCGGAAATCGTTTCCGGCCTGGATATTCTCATCGTCCGCGAGCTGACCGGCGGTATCTACTTCGGCGCCCCGCGCGGCACCCGTGAGCTGGAGAATGGCGAGCGCCAGGCCTACGACACCCTGCCGTACAGCGAAAGCGAAATCCGCCGTATCGCCCGGGTCGGCTTCGACATGGCCCGCGTGCGTGGCAAGAAGCTGTGCTCGGTAGATAAGGCTAACGTCCTGGCTTCCAGCCAACTGTGGCGTGAGGTGGTCGAGCAGGTGGCCAAGGATTACCCGGACATCGAGCTGAGCCACATGTACGTCGACAACGCCGCGATGCAACTGGTCCGCGCGCCGAAGCAATTCGACGTGATCGTCACCGACAACATGTTCGGCGACATCCTGTCCGACGAAGCGTCGATGCTCACCGGCTCGATCGGCATGCTGCCGTCCGCTTCCCTGGACGCCAACAACAAGGGCATGTACGAGCCTTGCCACGGTTCGGCGCCGGACATCGCCGGGCAGGGCATTGCCAACCCGTTGGCGACCATTCTGTCGGTGTCGATGATGCTGCGTTACAGCTTCAACTTGAACGATGCCGCCGACGCGATCGAAAAAGCCGTCAGCGTAGTCCTGGACCAAGGCTTGCGCACCGGTGATATCTGGTCGCAAGGTTGTACCAAAGTCGGTACGCAGCAAATGGGCGATGCAGTAGTCGCCGCGCTGCGGAATCTGTAATCTTTCGGGCCCACCGCTTCGACGGTGGCCCACTTTTGTAAAGGTGTAGTTGCGATGAAACGTGTAGGTCTGATCGGTTGGCGCGGCATGGTCGGTTCCGTGCTCATGCAGCGAATGCTGGAAGAGCAGGATTTCGATCTCATTGAGCCGGTGTTTTTCACCACCTCCAACGTTGGTGGCCAGGGCCCGTCCGTGGGCAAGGACACCGGTGTGCTCAAGGATGCCTACAGCATCGACGAGCTCAAGACCCTCGACGTGATCCTGACCTGCCAGGGCGGCGACTACACCAGCGAAGTGTTCCCGAAACTGCGTGAAGCCGGCTGGCAGGGCTACTGGATCGACGCCGCTTCCAGCCTGCGCATGCAGGACGACGCGGTGATCATCCTCGACCCGGTCAACCGCAAGGTCATCGACCAGCAGTTGGACGCGGGCACCAAGAACTACATCGGCGGCAACTGCACCGTCAGCCTGATGTTGATGGGCCTGGGCGGCTTGTTCGAAGCCGGTCTGGTGGAGTGGATGAGCGCCATGACCTACCAGGCGGCGTCCGGTGCCGGCGCGCAGAACATGCGTGAGCTGATCAAGCAGATGGGCGCGACCCACGCCGCTGTTGCCGATGACCTGGCCAACCCGGCCAGTGCCATCCTCGACATCGACCGCAAGGTCGCCGAGGCGATGCGCAGCGATGCCTACCCGACCGAGAACTTCGGCGTGCCGCTGGCCGGCAGCCTGATTCCTTGGATCGACAAGGAGCTGCCTAACGGCCAGAGCCGCGAAGAGTGGAAGGCCCAGGCCGAAACCAACAAGATCCTGGGTCGCTTCAAGAGCCCGATCCCGGTGGACGGCATCTGCGTGCGCATCGGCGCCATGCGTTGCCACAGCCAGGCGCTGACCATCAAGCTGAACAAAGACGTGCCGATCGCCGACATCGAAGGCCTGATCAGCCAGCACAACCCATGGGTCAAGCTGGTGCCGAACAATCGCGAAACCAGTATGCAGGAGCTGAGCCCGACCAAGGTCACCGGCACCCTGAACGTACCGGTGGGCCGTCTGCGCAAGTTGAACATGGGTTCGCAGTTCGTCGGTGCCTTCACCGTCGGCGACCAACTGCTGTGGGGCGCGGCCGAACCGCTGCGTCGCATGCTGCGGATCCTGCTCGAGCGTTGATCGATAGCTGCTGTGAAAGAGCCCGCGCCTTGTGAGAGGTGCGGGTTTTTCATATGGGGTTGGAGCAAGCTCCCTCGCCACAGGTTCTCTTGTGTTCAATTGCCTGCCCAACCACCACCCGGTAAAGTGCCGCTCCCCACGTTTTACCTGAGGTAGACCCATGAGCCAGTCCTTTGATATTGCCGTGATCGGCGCCACCGGTACTGTCGGCGAAACCCTCGTCCAGATTCTTGAAGAGCGCGACTTTCCGATCGGCAACCTGCACCTGCTGGCCAGCAGCGAATCGGCTGGCAGTTCGGTGATGTTCCGCGGCAAAAACGTGCGGGTGCGCGAGGTCGACGAATTCGATTTCGGCAAAGTCCAGCTGGCATTCTTCGCCGCCGGCCCGGCGGTAACCTTGAGCTTCGCGCCACGTGCCACCGCCGCCGGTTGTGCGTTGATCGATCTGTCTGGCGCGCTGCCGCCGGAGCAGGCGCCACAGATGGTGCCGGAAGCCAACCCGCAGGTGCTGGCCAACTTGTCCAAGCCGTTCCAGGTCAGCAGCCCCAGCGCCTCGGCGACGGTGCTGGCTGTCGCCTTGGCACCGCTGCGCCAATGCCTGGATTTGCAGCGCATCAGCCTGACCGCCAGCCTCGCCGTGTCTGCCCAAGGCCGAGCGGCTGTGAGCGAACTTGCGCGCCAGACCGCCGAATTGCTGAACGTCCGTCCGCTCGAACCGAAATTTTTCGACCGACAGGTGGCGTTCAACCTGCTGGCCCAGGTAGGTACGCCTGATGAGCAGGGTCATACGCAGTTGGAACGACGTCTCGTGCGTGAATTGCGCCAGGTGCTTGGGCAACCTTTGTTAAAGATTTCCGTCACTTGCATTCAAGCCCCGGTGTTTTTTGGCGATAGCTTTAGCGTGACTGTGCAATCTGCCGGCCCCATCGACCTGGCGAAGGTCAATGCCGCCCTGGAAGCAGCGCCGGGAATCGAGTTGGTCGAGGCGGGTGATTACCCGACACCGGTGGGTGATGCGGTGGGCCAGGATGTGGTCTATATCGGTCGCGTGCGCGGCGGCATCGACGATCCGTCGGAGCTGAATCTGTGGCTGACGTCGGATAACGTGCGCAAGGGCGCGGCGCTCAATGCGGTGCAGGTGGCTGAGTTGTTGATAAAAGACCTGCTGTAAAAGATACTTGGCAACAATTTGTCGAATGGTTCTAGCTGGGCGCTATGCTTGGTCAGAGTGCTGAAGGCGAACATTCCTCCCGGGGATTGCTCCCGGGCATGAGTGAAACAATCGCGCGCGCCGTCGCATCGGGGCTGCGCGCAATGCCTTACGGCAGCGGCATCAATACCTTCTCGCTGGCCGAGGAATGTTCAAACAAAGGAAGAGGCTATGGTTCAAGTTCGCAAACTGGTGTTAGCAATAGCGGCCGCCTCGGCGCTGTCCTCCGGTATGGCGCAAGCGCTCGGGCTCGGGGAATTGACCCTCAAGTCGCCGCCGAACCAGCCTCTGGTGGCCGAAATCGAACTGCTCGATGTCCAACAACTGACCGCCGCCGAGGTGGTGCCGAGCCTGGCCCCGCCCGAAGAGTTCGCCAAGGCGGGCATTGATCGCCAAGCCTTTCTCAACGATTTGAGCTTCACACCGGTGATCAACGCCAACGGCAGGAGTGTCCTTCGGGTGACTTCCAGCCGGCCGTTATCCGAGCCGATGGTCAAGTTCCTGGTGCAGGTGATGTGGCCCAACGGCCGCTTGCTGCGCGACTACAGCGTACTGCTCGATCCTTCCAAATTCTCGCCTCAGGCCGCCGACGCCGCTCGGGCGAAGCCTCCCCAAGTGGTCTCCGCGCCGGTCACTGGCGCTACCAAGCCGTCCCAATACACCACCACGCCGCGCGATACCCTGTGGGAAATCGCTGCCAAGGTGCGCAACGGCGGCTCGGTGCAGCAAACCATGCTGGCGATCCAGGCGTTGAACCCGAACGCATTCATCAACGGCAACATCAACCTGCTCAAGACCGGCCAGGTATTGCGCCTGCCCGATCCGGTGCAAAGCACGGCGTTGCCGCAACCCCAGGCCATCGCCGAAGTGGCAGCCCAGAACGCTGCATGGCGTCAGGGGCGTCGTGGCGGGGCGGGCAGTGGCCGCCAGCAGTTGGACGCCACCCGGCGTGGCGGCGGCGAAAACGCCCCTGCCCAAGGCGCTGCGCGCGATAACCTGAGCCTGGTTTCCGCCGAATCGGCGAAGGCGGGCGCCAAGGGTAAAGGCGCCGCTGGTGATGCCCAGGCATTGAGCAACCAGCTTGCGGTGACCCAGGAAAGCCTCGATTCAGCTCGTCGCGACAACGAAGAACTGAAAAGCCGCATGGCCGATCTGCAGAGCCAATTGGACAAGCTGCAGCGCCTGATCGAGCTGAAGAACAATCAACTGGCGAAAATGCAGGCCGAGGGCGGCGCGGTCCCGCCCGCCGGCGAGTCGACGCCGGCAATGTCGGCGCAACTGACCCCCGCGCCAGCGGCACCCTCGCAGGAACCCGCCCCGGAAAATCAGGCTGCCCCTGAAGCAACCCCGCCTGTCACTCCGGTCGAGCCAGTGCCGGCCGCCGCAGACGAGAAAAAGTACAACGACCTGCTGACCAATCCGATCCTGCTGGGACTGATCGGCGGCGGTGCGTTGGTCCTGTTGCTGCTGCTGTTGCTCCTGGCCCGTCGCCGCAAGGCCCAGCAGGAAGCCGAGAAACATCTGCGCATGGCCCGAGCCCTCGAGGAGGAGGCCGACTTCTCCCCGGAGCTCGATCTGCCCCCGAGCAGCTTCGAGGGCATTGAAGTACCACCGCCTAGCGTCAAACTCGAGCCAAAGCCAGCCCCGGCTCCGAAACCAGCCCCGGTGGTTGCGCCCGTGGTGGTCACGCCCCCCATCGCCGCACCGCTGGTAGCTCCGGCCGCCGACCGCTCGGACGACGTATTGCACCAGGCGCAGTCGCACATTGATCGTGGTCGTTTGAACCAGGCCGTCGACTTGCTTGAACAAGGCATCAAGGCCGAGCCCCAGCGCAGTGACCTGCGTTTGAAACTGATGGAAGTCTATGGCCAGCAGGGCGACCGCGACGCCTTTGTCGCCCAGGAACGCCAGTTGGTCGCCAATGGCGAGAACTACGCCCAGGTCGAACAACTCAAGAGCCGTTTCCCGGCCATGGCAGTCGCCGCTGGCGCAGGCCTGGCCGCGGCAGCCGTGGCCGCTGAGTTGGATGCTCAATACGTCAAGGAGCTGTTGGAAGATAAACCGCCAACCGACGAAGAACTCGACAGCGCCTTCGACCTGAGCCTGGAGGACATGGACACCACTCCGGTCGCACCAACCCCCGAGCCAATCGCCGAGCTGGACGCGTTCCCGGAAGACGATGACCTGAGTTTCGAATCGGTGCTCAAGCAGCAGACCGAGGCCAGCGAAAGCCTCGACGATCTGTCGGAGTTCGATCTGGACCTGGGTGCCGATGCTCCGGCGCCAGCCTTGGCTGATGAAGATTTCCTGCTGGACCTGGATGACGACCTCAAGGGGTTGGACATTCCCGCCGCCCAAACGCCTGCGCTGGATGACACGCCGGCCGACGATCTTGAGCTGCCAGCGGATTTCGATCTGTCCCTGGCCGACGAGATGGACGCGCACGAGCAGCCGAAGGATGCCTTCGAATCCGAGCTGGACGATGTCAACGCCGAGCTGGATCGCTTGTCCGACGACCTCGGCCAGCCAACGTTTACCGCTGAGGACGCCCTGGCGACAGCCGACGACGAGCCGGACTTCGATTTCCTCAGCGGCACCGACGAAGTGGCGACCAAGCTCGATCTGGCCCAGGCCTATATCGACATGGGCGACAACGACGGCGCCCGGGATATCCTCGGCGAAGTGCTCAGCGAAGGGGATGCCACCCAGCAGAGCGAAGCGAAGGAGATGTTGTCGCGGCTGGCGTGAGTCGGCGGTATAACAAGAACGGCAGCCGGTGAGGCTGCCGTTTTTGTTTGCATTGGAGTTGAAGGCACCGGTCCATCCCGCACAGGAACCACGGTTGCACTGGCATCCCGCTTCACCCGCTTTATAATGCCCGCCTTTGCGTACCTCAGCAGGCTGTAATTCCTTGGCAAACATAGACAACCCGGCCGCCGAAATGGCGGCCGACGGCTTTTTCCGGATCGCCTTGGGCGTGGAGTACAAAGGCTCGCGCTATCGCGGCTGGCAGCGTCAGGCCTCCGGCGTATTGACGGTGCAGGAAACCCTCGAAAACGCGCTGTCCAAAGTCGCCGATTCACCCGTGTCGCTGCATTGCGCCGGTCGCACCGACGCCGGCGTGCACGCGTGCGGGCAAGTCGTGCATTTCGACACCCAAGTCGAACGCTCGATGAAGGCCTGGGTCATGGGCGCCAATATCAACCTGCCGCACGATGTCAGCGTCAGTTGGGCGAAGGCGATGCCGGCTCATTTCCATGCGCGCTTCAAGGCCATCGCCCGGCGTTACCGCTACGTCATCTACAACGATCAGATCCGCCCCGCGCACCTGAACGAGGAAATTACCTGGAACCACCGTCCGCTGGATGTCGAGCGTATGGCCGAGGCCGCGCAATACCTGGTCGGTGTGCATGATTTCAGCGCCTTCCGGGCCGGCCAGTGCCAGGCCAAGTCGCCGATCAAGGAGCTGCATCACCTGCGCGTGACCCGTCACGGCAAGATGATCGTGCTCGATATCCGCGCCAGCGCGTTCCTGCACCACATGGT
This genomic interval carries:
- the leuC gene encoding 3-isopropylmalate dehydratase large subunit; translated protein: MAGKTLYDKLWDSHLVKQRDDGSALIYIDRHIIHEVTSPQAFEGLRLAGRKPWRIDANIATPDHNVPTTPERKGGIEAIADQVSRLQVQTLDDNCDEYGIVEFKMNDVRQGIVHVIGPEQGATLPGMTVVCGDSHTSTHGAFGALAHGIGTSEVEHVLATQCLVAKKMKNMLVRVEGKLPFGVTAKDIVLAVIGKIGTAGGNGHAIEFAGSAIRDLSVEGRMTICNMSIEAGARVGLVAADEKTVEYVKGRPFAPKGAEWDMAVEAWKDLVSDPDATFDTVVELDAAQIKPQVSWGTSPEMVLAVDQNVPDPAKEMDLVKRDSIVRALKYMGLSANQAITDIQLDRVFIGSCTNSRIEDLRAAAVIAKGRKVASTIKQAIVVPGSGLVKAQAEAEGLDKIFLEAGFEWREPGCSMCLAMNPDRLESGEHCASTSNRNFEGRQGAGGRTHLVSPAMAAAAAVNGRFVDVRELI
- the leuD gene encoding 3-isopropylmalate dehydratase small subunit, which translates into the protein MKAFTQHTGLVAPLDRANVDTDQIIPKQFLKSIKRTGFGPNLFDEWRYLDVGQPYQDNSKRPLNKDFVLNAERYQGASVLLARENFGCGSSREHAPWALEEYGFRSIIAPSYADIFFNNSFKNGLLPIILSDAEVDELFQQVEANPGYQLQIDLAAQTVTRPDGKVLGFEIDAFRKHCLLNGLDDIGLTLQDGEAIAAFEAKHRASQPWLFRDA
- a CDS encoding class I SAM-dependent methyltransferase, which codes for MTSTAHSQVVQKQFGEQASAYLSSAVHAQGAEFALLQAALAGRGDARVLDLGCGAGHVSFHVAALAGEVVAYDLSQQMLDVVTAAAVERGLGNISTVRGAAERLPFADAEFDFVFSRYSAHHWSDLGLALREVRRVLKPGGRVAFIDILSPGTPLLDTYLQSIEVLRDTSHVRDYSAAEWLRQVSEAGLHTRSTSRQRLRLEYRSWVERMRTPEVMRAAILELQRSMGDEVREYFEIEADGSFSTDVLVLWAER
- the leuB gene encoding 3-isopropylmalate dehydrogenase, whose amino-acid sequence is MSKQILILPGDGIGPEIMAEAVKVLELANDKYGLGFELSHDVIGGAAIDKHGVPLADETLDRARSADAVLLGAVGGPKWDKIERDIRPERGLLKIRAQLGLFGNLRPAILYPQLADASSLKPEIVSGLDILIVRELTGGIYFGAPRGTRELENGERQAYDTLPYSESEIRRIARVGFDMARVRGKKLCSVDKANVLASSQLWREVVEQVAKDYPDIELSHMYVDNAAMQLVRAPKQFDVIVTDNMFGDILSDEASMLTGSIGMLPSASLDANNKGMYEPCHGSAPDIAGQGIANPLATILSVSMMLRYSFNLNDAADAIEKAVSVVLDQGLRTGDIWSQGCTKVGTQQMGDAVVAALRNL
- the asd gene encoding aspartate-semialdehyde dehydrogenase; the encoded protein is MKRVGLIGWRGMVGSVLMQRMLEEQDFDLIEPVFFTTSNVGGQGPSVGKDTGVLKDAYSIDELKTLDVILTCQGGDYTSEVFPKLREAGWQGYWIDAASSLRMQDDAVIILDPVNRKVIDQQLDAGTKNYIGGNCTVSLMLMGLGGLFEAGLVEWMSAMTYQAASGAGAQNMRELIKQMGATHAAVADDLANPASAILDIDRKVAEAMRSDAYPTENFGVPLAGSLIPWIDKELPNGQSREEWKAQAETNKILGRFKSPIPVDGICVRIGAMRCHSQALTIKLNKDVPIADIEGLISQHNPWVKLVPNNRETSMQELSPTKVTGTLNVPVGRLRKLNMGSQFVGAFTVGDQLLWGAAEPLRRMLRILLER
- a CDS encoding aspartate-semialdehyde dehydrogenase translates to MSQSFDIAVIGATGTVGETLVQILEERDFPIGNLHLLASSESAGSSVMFRGKNVRVREVDEFDFGKVQLAFFAAGPAVTLSFAPRATAAGCALIDLSGALPPEQAPQMVPEANPQVLANLSKPFQVSSPSASATVLAVALAPLRQCLDLQRISLTASLAVSAQGRAAVSELARQTAELLNVRPLEPKFFDRQVAFNLLAQVGTPDEQGHTQLERRLVRELRQVLGQPLLKISVTCIQAPVFFGDSFSVTVQSAGPIDLAKVNAALEAAPGIELVEAGDYPTPVGDAVGQDVVYIGRVRGGIDDPSELNLWLTSDNVRKGAALNAVQVAELLIKDLL
- a CDS encoding FimV/HubP family polar landmark protein, translating into MVQVRKLVLAIAAASALSSGMAQALGLGELTLKSPPNQPLVAEIELLDVQQLTAAEVVPSLAPPEEFAKAGIDRQAFLNDLSFTPVINANGRSVLRVTSSRPLSEPMVKFLVQVMWPNGRLLRDYSVLLDPSKFSPQAADAARAKPPQVVSAPVTGATKPSQYTTTPRDTLWEIAAKVRNGGSVQQTMLAIQALNPNAFINGNINLLKTGQVLRLPDPVQSTALPQPQAIAEVAAQNAAWRQGRRGGAGSGRQQLDATRRGGGENAPAQGAARDNLSLVSAESAKAGAKGKGAAGDAQALSNQLAVTQESLDSARRDNEELKSRMADLQSQLDKLQRLIELKNNQLAKMQAEGGAVPPAGESTPAMSAQLTPAPAAPSQEPAPENQAAPEATPPVTPVEPVPAAADEKKYNDLLTNPILLGLIGGGALVLLLLLLLLARRRKAQQEAEKHLRMARALEEEADFSPELDLPPSSFEGIEVPPPSVKLEPKPAPAPKPAPVVAPVVVTPPIAAPLVAPAADRSDDVLHQAQSHIDRGRLNQAVDLLEQGIKAEPQRSDLRLKLMEVYGQQGDRDAFVAQERQLVANGENYAQVEQLKSRFPAMAVAAGAGLAAAAVAAELDAQYVKELLEDKPPTDEELDSAFDLSLEDMDTTPVAPTPEPIAELDAFPEDDDLSFESVLKQQTEASESLDDLSEFDLDLGADAPAPALADEDFLLDLDDDLKGLDIPAAQTPALDDTPADDLELPADFDLSLADEMDAHEQPKDAFESELDDVNAELDRLSDDLGQPTFTAEDALATADDEPDFDFLSGTDEVATKLDLAQAYIDMGDNDGARDILGEVLSEGDATQQSEAKEMLSRLA
- the truA gene encoding tRNA pseudouridine(38-40) synthase TruA, translated to MAADGFFRIALGVEYKGSRYRGWQRQASGVLTVQETLENALSKVADSPVSLHCAGRTDAGVHACGQVVHFDTQVERSMKAWVMGANINLPHDVSVSWAKAMPAHFHARFKAIARRYRYVIYNDQIRPAHLNEEITWNHRPLDVERMAEAAQYLVGVHDFSAFRAGQCQAKSPIKELHHLRVTRHGKMIVLDIRASAFLHHMVRNIAGVLMTIGAGERPVEWVKEVLESRIRRSGGVTAHPFGLYLVQVEYHDEFQLPERYIGPHFLTGFSELDG